A genome region from Fusarium musae strain F31 chromosome 5, whole genome shotgun sequence includes the following:
- a CDS encoding hypothetical protein (EggNog:ENOG41), whose amino-acid sequence MLIHNGPSAKDKVLAAAREPYKSDDTALKFKSLINLSPVSNQENVVKAGDSTVAMEGMSARLLEDNLTVTFPFSILPERISKADTKGKREETNGDFHLQQFEWRMTAKDEILDKNYAHEYKLFRLQPPFAIGGSAASDKAVAITSFKRLVSLTKPFKMIFVDVEAQCCPAERWRLMALITALRIWQHEQTSFYYSNAMAETAGKCV is encoded by the coding sequence ATGTTGATTCATAATGGACCGTCTGCCAAGGATAAGGTGCTGGCAGCGGCTAGAGAACCATACAAGTCCGACGACACGGCCCTTAAAttcaagagcctcatcaatCTCTCTCCTGTGTCGAATCAGGAGAACGTTGTCAAGGCTGGAGACTCGACAGTTGCTATGGAAGGCATGTCAGCTCGGCTGTTGGAGGACAACCTTACGGTTACCTTTCCCTTCTCAATCCTCCCAGAGCGTATCTCCAAGGCCGACACCAAGGGCAAACGGGAAGAAACCAACGGCGATTTCCACCTGCAGCAGTTTGAGTGGCGCATGACAGCAAAAGACGAGATACTCGATAAGAATTACGCTCATGAGTACAAACTCTTTCGGCTTCAGCCTCCATTTGCAATCGGTGGCAGCGCAGCTTCAGACAAAGCTGTTGCGATTACATCATTCAAGCGGTTGGTGAGCCTTACCAAACCATTCAAGATGATATTCGTCGACGTTGAAGCTCAATGCTGTCCCGCAGAGCGATGGAGGCTCATGGCATTAATCACTGCGCTGAGAATCTGGCAACATGAGCAAACAAGCTTTTACTATTCGAATGCCATGGCCGAAACGGCTGGCAAGTGTGTTTAG
- a CDS encoding hypothetical protein (EggNog:ENOG41): MSVPVSALFVIDIQKDLASDDKTEIPHAERIRDAGEQILEVARGIAADPKPIIVFVQHEESPESGPLVKGSKPWELVLENDLNNPRELLVSKNQRDTFKSNPDLAGRLRSKGIQHIVAFGIQSECCVLETCKGALEAGFRVTLLQGAHSTYDTENKQAVQIEQDVENELKALGASVTPWQTAIGQWANTGVLG; this comes from the exons ATGTCAGTCCCCGTGAGCGCCCTTTTTGTCATCGACATCCAGAAAGATCTGGCATCAGATGACAAGACTGAGATCCCGCACGCTGAGCGTATACGCGATGCCGGAGAACAAATACTTGAGGTTGCCAGAGGTATCGCTGCCGACCCGAAACCCATCATAGTTTTTGTTCAGCATGAAGAATCGCCCGAGAGTGGTCCTCTCGTAAAGGGTAGCAAACCATGGGAGTTGGTCCTCGAAAATGACCTAAACAATCCAAGAGAATTACTCGTGTCAAAGAATCAAC GAGACACTTTCAAGTCAAATCCAGATCTAGCTGGTCGTCTCAGGTCAAAGGGCATTCAACACATTGTTGCATTTGGCATACAGAGTGAGTGCTGTGTGCTGGAAACTTGCAAGGGCGCTCTGGAAGCTGGTTTTCGAGTCACGCTGCTTCAAGGTGCTCACTCCACTTATGACACCGAGAACAAACAAGCCGTTCAGATCGAGCAAGATGTTGAAAATGAACTCAAGGCTCTAGGTGCTTCGGTGACTCCATGGCAAACTGCTATCGGTCAGTGGGCCAACACTGGAGTCTTGGGCTGA
- the KGD2 gene encoding 2-oxoglutarate dehydrogenase complex E2 component (EggNog:ENOG41~BUSCO:EOG09263I7I), whose amino-acid sequence MLSRSIATAARMVPATRALRPRSHPLVMLPSMMQTVRTYADSVIKVPQMAESISEGTLKQFSKSIGDYVEQDEEIATIETDKIDVAVNATESGTIKEFLVAEEDTVTVGQDLVRIELGGAPSGDKKEAPKEESKEQPQKSESESKSESKPEPKQESAPEPKKESAPAPSKPEPPRQAEKKDSKPQSAASSGPSMGNREERRVKMNRMRLRIAERLKQSQNTAASLTTFNEVDMSNIMEFRKLYKEDVLKKTGVKLGFMSAFSRACVLAMRDLPAVNASIEGPNGGDTIVYRDYVDISVAVATEKGLVTPVVRNVESMDMIGIEQSIADMGKKARDNKLTIEDMAGGTFTISNGGVFGSLMGTPIINLPQSAVLGLHAIKERPVAVNGKIEIRPMMYLALTYDHRLLDGREAVQFLVKVKEYIEDPRRMLL is encoded by the exons ATGCTCTCAAGAAGTATAGCCACCGCCGCCCGCATGGTGCCCGCCACCAGGGCGCTGAGGCCCCGTTCGCACCCTCTCGTCATGCTTCCCTCCATGATGCAGACCGTTCGCACCTACGCCGATTCCGTCATCAAGGTTCCTCAGATGGCTGAGTCCATTTCCGAGGGTACTCTCAAGCAGTTTTCCAAGAGCATTGGCGATTATGTCGAGCAGGATGAGGAGATCGCTACCATCGAGACCGACAAG ATTGACGTTGCTGTCAACGCCACCGAGTCTGGCACCATCAAGGAGTTCCTCGTTGCCGAGGAGGATACAGTTACTGTCGGACAAGACCTTGTTCGAATTGAGCTTGGAGGCGCGCCATCCGgtgacaagaaggaggccCCCAAGGAAGAGTCCAAGGAGCAGCCCCAGAAGTCCGAGTCTGAATCAAAATCCGAATCAAAACCTGAGCCCAAGCAGGAATCCGCTCCTGAGCCTAAGAAGGAGTCTGCTCCTGCTCCCAGCAAGCCCGAACCTCCCCGacaggccgagaagaaggactcCAAGCCACAGTCTGCCGCTTCCAGCGGTCCCTCTATGGGTAACCGAGAAGAGCGCCGT GTCAAGATGAACCGTATGCGCCTTCGAATTGCCGAGCGTCTCAAGCAGTCCCAAAACACGGCTGCTTCCCTGACCACTTTCAACGAGGTCGACATGTCCAACATCATGGAGTTCCGCAAGCTTTACAAGGAGGACGTTCTTAAGAAGACTGGCGTCAAGCTTGGTTTCATGAGTGCTTTCTCTCGAGCCTGCGTTCTTGCTATGCGCGATCTCCCCGCCGTCAACGCCTCCATTGAGGGACCCAACGGCGGTGACACCATCGTCTACCGCGACTACGTCGATATCAGCGTGGCTGTCGCCACCGAGAAGGGCCTCGTTACCCCTGTCGTCCGAAATGTCGAATCTATGGACATGATTGGCATTGAGCAATCGATTGCCGACATGGGCAAGAAG GCTCGTGACAACAAGCTTACTATCGAGGATATGGCTGGAGGCACCTTTACCATCAGCAATGGCGGTGTTTTCGGGTCTCTCATGGGCActcccatcatcaacctccccCAGAGTGCTGTTCTTGGCCTCCACGCTATCAAGGAGCGCCCCGTTGCTGTTAACGGCAAGATCGAGATTCGACCCATGATGTATCTTGCTCTCACTTACGATCACCGTCTGCTGGACGGCCGGGAGGCTGTGCAATTCCTTGTCAAGGTGAAGGAGTACATTGAGGATCCCCGAAGGATGCTCCTGTAA
- a CDS encoding hypothetical protein (EggNog:ENOG41), whose translation MSSRRANAPEVRESIEAKTASVDVEMKDTPDDDIDAEGDPDVDMDAEGDEDAEGEEDAEGEVDDEGRPDMHRLIHNLSTYLCSVQDDGEQLAAGFQRIPNRRTLPDYFEIIAEPIAFSTIRGKTQKKQYGSFAEFVKDVAQICHNAQVYNRPSAPIFGAAVRLREILVQELKKLVEKGHINANDAQLPDLGELPPAEESPPAEEDEEDEEDDEEEDEEEDEDEDDDSDDEGGRRRGRRRRGVGRRDQDKDYEDDSHKRRGRPPSVLTPNEARIASLLKGLRKPKDAAGNLLVHPFEKLPDKAAVPDYYTTILNPIALDNIKKKAKRKKYQSIDHVLQDLNLMFENAKRYNEDDSEVYKAAVELQKEAVFLAEQEKAKPDDDFRDEDGKLPLAEIQHNGQTWKVGDWVHIRNPNDLAKPTVAQIYRTWQDRAGQRWINACWYYRPEQTVHRYEKHFFEHEVVKTGQYRDHQIEEVLDRCFVMFVTRFNKGRPRGFPLDKEIYVCESRYNEEKFTFNKIKTWASCVPDEVRDKDYEMDLFDVPRRMKKIPSPIKHLLRDDAKETDELPKPTWGSPNAPPIVGAVHRRKREANESPPPVPTPPPQAMSAVPLPDAGADSGRRASMLSVPGGIPNDHSGRHPSISYPGGPSPSPVPYNAHMTPHFQPVTPGAQPAQVQQTPVPIPHQPHLGAQPQVSVRPVQYQHQPQQPQAGYAQGFAPNYGQPVPPMHQQTPMPNHMTQAYSQVQATPVARSPMPAAPGMPMPGGNVYNPPRPPEVYALPDNINDAMPKELRESFQHDSSGRVLFFTAPPLDRPHKGISHESAGLGHSAKYLAGRKEWLADRERKRKERDEQIGSNSNKKLERDAADARRAKTEIVAQASDAMAKWLEQYNEDTQKWKEKAGLEGWREVKPPNEENSTV comes from the exons ATGTCCAGCCGGAGGGCGAACGCGCCAGAGGTGCGCGAATCTATAGAGGCGAAGACTGCCTCCGTGGACGTGGAGATGAAGGATACACcggatgatgatatcgatgcCGAAGGCGACCCTGACGTAGATATGGATGCGgaaggtgatgaagatgccgaaGGTGAAGAGGACGCAGAAGGTGAAGTGGACGATGAAGGTCGCCCCGATATGCATCGCTTGATTCATAATCTCTCGACCTACCTGTGCAGCGTTCAGGATGA TGGTGAGCAACTTGCTGCTGGCTTCCAGCGCATCCCGAATAGACGGACGCTGCCTGATTATTTCGAAATAATCGCCGAACCCATTGCTTTCAGTACCATCCGA GGCAAAACTCAGAAGAAGCAATACGGCTCATTTGCAGAGTTCGTCAAGGATGTTGCGCAAATCTGCCACAACGCTCAAGTTTACAACCGACCCTCCGCTCCTATATTCGGTGCCGCAGTTCGCCTTCGAGAAATTCTCGTCCAAgaactcaagaagctggtAGAAAAGGGCCACATCAATGCCAATGATGCACAATTGCCAGATCTCGGCGAATTACCACCCGCAGAAGAGTCTCCACCagcagaggaagatgaggaagacgaggaagatgacgaggaggaagatgaagaggaagatgaggatgaggatgacgattcAGACGATGAAGGCGGACGACGCAGGGGACGAAGACGACGTGGCGTTGGTCGAAGAGATCAGGACAAAGATTACGAAGATGATTCGCACAAACGAAGAGGCCGACCTCCCAGTGTTCTTACACCGAACGAAGCCCGCATCGCTTCACTATTGAAGGGCCTGAGAAAGCCTAAGGACGCTGCAGGAAATCTACTTGTTCACCCTTTCGAGAAGCTACCAGACAAAGCAGCTGTACCAGATTACTATACAACGATACTAAACCCCATCGctcttgacaacatcaagaaaAAGGCCAAGCGGAAGAAGTATCAAAGCATCGACCATGTTCTTCAGGACCTCAATCTCATGTTTGAAAATGCCAAGCGGTACAATGAGGACGACAGCGAAGTGTATAAGGCCGCGGTTGAGTTACAGAAAGAGGCTGTCTTTTTAGCTGAACaggagaaggccaagccTGATGATGATTTTCGAGACGAAGACGGCAAGTTACCGTTGGCGGAGATTCAACATAACGGGCAGACCTGGAAAGTCG GTGATTGGGTTCACATTAGAAATCCCAATGACCTGGCCAAACCCACCGTGGCGCAAATCTATCGAACTTGGCAGGACCGTGCTGGCCAAAGATGGATCAATGCCTGCTGGTACTACCGACCAGAACAGACTGTGCATCGATATGAGAAGCATTTCTTCGAGCATGAAGTCGTCAAGACAGGTCAGTATCGGGATCATCAAATCGAAGAGGTTTTGGATCGATGCTTTGTCATGTTCGTAACCCGATTCAATAAAGGGCGGCCTCGAGGATTTCCTCTGGACAAGGAAATTTATGTGTGTGAATCACGCTACAACGAGGAAAAGTTCACattcaacaagatcaagacgtGGGCAAGCTGTGTCCCAGATGAGGTACGCGATAAGGACTATGAAATGGACCTCTTTGATGTGCCCCGGCGCATGAAGAAGATTCCCAGTCCTATTAAGCACTTGCTCCGCGATGATGCAAAGGAGACAGATGAACTTCCCAAGCCAACATGGGGAAGCCCAAATGCCCCGCCCATTGTTGGGGCGGTACATCGCCGTAAACGGGAGGCCAAT GAATCACCACCGCCAGTGCCCACCCCTCCGCCACAAGCCATGTCGGCGGTCCCACTACCTGATGCTGGCGCTGATTCTGGCCGGCGCGCTTCAATGTTGTCAGTGCCTGGTGGCATTCCTAATGATCATTCCGGGAGACATCCTTCAATATCATATCCTGGAGGTCCTTCACCTTCGCCCGTCCCATACAATGCTCACATGACGCCTCACTTTCAGCCGGTCACTCCTGGCGCCCAACCAGCACAAGTTCAACAGACTCCAGTCCCTATTCcacatcaacctcacctcGGTGCTCAGCCACAAGTGTCTGTACGGCCTGTACAatatcaacaccagcctcaacagcCGCAGGCAGGATATGCGCAAGGATTCGCCCCTAACTACGGGCAACCGGTGCCTCCTATGCATCAGCAAACACCTATGCCAAACCACATGACCCAGGCATACAGCCAAGTACAGGCCACTCCCGTCGCTCGCAGCCCTATGCCGGCTGCACCAGGGATGCCTATGCCGGGTGGCAATGTGTACAACCCGCCCAGACCACCAGAGGTCTACGCACTTCCCGACAATATCAATGATGCGATGCCAAAGGAGTTGCGAGAGTCATTTCAACATGACAGTTCTGGCCGagttctcttcttcactgcTCCTCCTCTCGACAGACCCCACAAAGGCATATCCCACGAAAGTGCTGGTTTAGGGCACAGCGCCAAATATCTGGCTGGGAGGAAAGAATGGTTGGCCGACcgggagaggaagagaaaagagcgCGACGAGCAGATCGGAAGTAACTCAAACAAGAAACTCGAAAGGGATGCAGCAGATGCGCGTCGAGCAAAAACAGAGATTGTTGCGCAGGCCAGTGATGCTATGGCCAAGTGGTTGGAGCAATACAATGAGGATACCCAGAAGTGGAAAGAAAAGGCAGGGCTTGAAGGCTGGCGTGAGGTCAAGCCACCCAACGAAGAAAACAGCACTGTTTGA
- a CDS encoding hypothetical protein (BUSCO:EOG09263S1E~MEROPS:MER0116559), whose product MRARYKGPAGTGILEIPDGATVKVLFDELRAKTGITTFGIKYGPPMAMKTLEVSQSDEIARSLGLHGETLTIVPEDVPPPAPPAPLQTGTAQHQALASRAAKRNESPEEVNVPWPELGGTLPFGGALQDQIPAQRLRRMMADYIVEHPEDYSDAVLGSPPSQYCRSIQDPDRWGGGIELSILSSIFDIQICTFDVQTQNLINFGEDKTDRCILVFSGIHYDRVAFSLSDYPHDSPTYPPEMDRTVWPTDDDEILEKTKELVEKLNKAHYYTDTEGLLLRCDVQGCDWIGSGKREGKKHAELTGHVALSEIQDEGDNVLRKCDTPGCDFIGQGDKVMRQHSADTAHERFSIIPDW is encoded by the exons ATGCGAGCTCGTTATAAAGGTCCAGCCGGTACCGGTATCCTCGAGATACCCGATGGTGCCACTGTTAAGGTGCTATTTGATGAACTTCGAGCCAAGACAGGAATTACCACTTTTGGCATAAAATACGGCCCTCCTATGGCTATGAAGACTCTTGAAGTTAGCCAAAGTGATGAAATTGCTCGATCTCTTGGTCTTCACGGCGAGACACTCACTATCGTACCCGAGGACGTACCGCCTCCCGCACCTCCTGCGCCGCTTCAAACTGGCACTGCCCAGCATCAAGCGTTGGCATCTCGGGCGGCAAAGCGGAATGAGAGCCCAGAGGAGGTTAATGTTCCATGGCCAGAATTAGGTGGAACTCTGC CCTTTGGTGGGGCTCTGCAAGATCAGATTCCCGCTCAACggctgagaaggatgatggctGACTACATTGTTGAACATCCCGAGGATTACTCGGATGCTGTCCTCGGTAGTCCTCCCAGCCAATATTGCCGCAGTATTCAAGACCCTGATCGGTGGGGAGGCGGTATTGAACTGAGCATCTTATCCTCCATCTTCGATATCCAGATCTGCACGTTTGATGTCCAG ACCCAAAACCTGATCAACTTCGGAGAGGATAAGACAGATCGCTGTATTCTTGTCTTTTCCGGAATTCACTACGACCGAGTTGCCTTTAGCCTGTCTGATTACCCACATGACTCACCTACTTACCCTCCTGAGATGGATCGAACTGTTTGGCCGactgatgacgacgagataCTCGAAAAGACTAAGGAACTCGTCGAGAAACTCAACAAGGCGCACTACTACACTGACACGGAAGGACTGCTTCTACGATGTGATGTGCAGGGATGTGACTGGATAGGCAGCGGCAAGCGTGAGGGAAAGAAGCATGCAGAACTCACAGGACACGTGGCTCTGAGTGAAATCCAAGACGAAGGTGACAACGTGCTTCGGAAGTGCGATACACCTGGATGTGATTTCATCGGCCAAGGTGACAAGGTTATGAGGCAGCATAGTGCAGATACTGCTCATGAGAGGTTCTCCATTATTCCGGACTGGTGA
- a CDS encoding hypothetical protein (EggNog:ENOG41) gives MSSNEKAQLDKDKLKEKLEEKFDLSHFDPNTVIRGAQLTLVGAHRALQNPALFTTDHYRQAAIAVVAGLAIRLIVTIPYNQIVGIKVLLWFISFFLSLDAVTWDDTLVGGLDFVAEYVLQVPFFLMALMRYVVPTLDNLFMQSLQWVDMTYVQKHRGDKPSELRDMYYPNLKMYRPSDGSTHSESTAQAVSMFVLRFLRKGGISLAVFALSYTPYIGRFVLPAASFYTFNNAVGLGPASVIFGTGIFLPRRYLVIFLQSYFSSRSLMRELLEPYFARVHFTKDQKRNWFRSREGVLFGFGLGFYILVRIPLVGVLVYGIAEASTAYLITKITDPPPPPQQMKEFAEGQQNWSNKHEFLNLSLANIDSVHNLELSKKAN, from the exons ATGTCGTCTAACGAAAAGGCTCAActtgacaaggacaagctgaaggagaagcttgaggaaaAATTCGATCTCTCTCACTTCGATCCCAATACCGTAATACGTGGCGCTCAGCTCACTCTGGTGGGAG CTCATCGAGCACTACAGAATCCGGCCCTTTTCACAACCGATCACTATCGCCAAGCTGCCATTGCAGTGGTGGCAGGTCTTGCCATTAGACTAATCGTCACCATACCC TACAATCAGATCGTCGGGATCAAGGTTTTATTATGGTTCATTTCATTCTTTCTATCTCTTGATGCCGTCACATGGGACGATACTCTCGTCGGTGGGCTTGACTTTGTCGCAGAATATGTCCTCCAAGtccccttcttcctcatggCCCTCATGCGTTATGTTGTACCGACCCTCGATAACCT CTTCATGCAGTCCCTGCAATGGGTTGATATGACCTATGTTCAGAAGCACCGGGGTGATAAGCCTTCGGAGCTTCGGGATATGTACTATCCCAACCTGAAGATGTACCGTCCCTCTGATGGAAGTACGCACTCTGAAAGTACCGCTCAGGCTGTTTCCATGTTTGTTCTCCGCTTCCTTCGCAAGGGTGGCATTTCTTTAGCAGTTTTTGCACTCTCATACACACCATATATCGGTCGATTTGTCCTGCCCGCGGCCAGTTTTTACACCTTCAACAACGCCGTGGGCTTGGGACCGGCCTCTGTCATCTTCGGTACGGGAATTTTTCTCCCTCGAAGGTACCTGGTTATCTTTCTCCAGAGCTACTTCTCTTCCAGAAGTTTGATGCGAGAGTTGCTCGAGCCATACTTCGCTCGTGTTCACTTTACAAAGGACCAAAAGCGAAACTGGTTCCGCAGCCGCGAGGGAGTTCTGTTTGGTTTCGGTCTGGGATTCTACATTCTTGTCAGAATCCCTCTAGTGGGCGTCCTCGTCTATGGCATTGCCGAAGCGTCCACCGCATACCTGATCACCAAGATCACTGACCCGCCGCCGCCCCCTCAGCAGATGAAGGAGTTTGCTGAGGGACAGCAGAATTGGTCTAACAAACATGAGTTCTTGAACCTTTCACTGGCCAACATTGACTCGGTACATAACCTTGAGCTATCTAAAAAGGCCAATTGA
- a CDS encoding hypothetical protein (EggNog:ENOG41) encodes MDDSGDDLAARGPRRVSTAPVPSRGPTEPETPDSDLVETLYSHPNVKIISFTATGRAYARSPGGPALSNVDPPSSLSWSSQLERTIAVDEVNSRFVLQIRRPNYWRIELPVDDPEDQQRAEELREVLDKILQFEKTECPFKRTFTVDLPEQVPVTILPWTPRAQPMTPSEEATPASSTDSRRSSFVGRAFTPTPLIPRQPRDIPTSPIPTRPESAASNVVPSNISLYEEYGMNLDPLQPLGTGSAGTGPLEAVPERPGEQGSPDMLESHDRSSILSSSPIEDNSSVYQLHEGSGNRGGNMKARLRRRTGNFTTRSATMPPHMMPTLDKPAPSGSTSREPLLRSVSETTRKPTGRAADNTFSPQKKNKGDVKASQSPQQKANAQQLRLLRRDSEESFHSVESWHSSGAPQHPSPPTSQAESYMEANNDPYEADRLSAGKRNKASHSRGSSPMPCAWESDSDDDSGTSDESSSSDADSVRELKNDAFPKLDAGPSTTSATAPQRPFVPRHRATTGSISVRRRALSPLPPAANLFTPASTMERRPYRSKLETVKNLPMAIIAKTYEMILGPPSSLIRLILKVAAKIASGQWRGLVYGYGEDGEEIPVQWDYSEGEFSDWSDDEHEHDGSHKQGKREHRHSRHRSNAQDMAVEDEMRRRPSSSDDSRSWGVD; translated from the exons ATGGACGATTCGGGTGACGATTTGGCTGCTCGAGGGCCCAGACGAGTATCAACCGCCCCTGTACCTTCACGAGGTCCCACGGAACCAGAAACACCCGACTCAGATCTTGTCGAAACACTCTACAGCCATCCAAATGTCAAGATTATATCCTTTACGGCCACTGGCCGGGCCTATGCGAGGAGTCCTGGAGGGCCCGCCTTGAGCAACGTTGATCCACCAAGTTCTTTATCATGGTCCTCACAGCTCGAGAGAACCATCGCTGTAG ACGAGGTCAATAGTAGATTTGTCCTACAGATACGGCGGCCGAACTACTGGAGAATAGAGCTTCCAGTGGATGACCCCGAAGATCAGCAGCGAGCCGAAGAACTGAGGGAAGTGTTGGACAAGATTCTACAATTTGAAAAGACGGAATGCCCTTTTAAGCGCACCTTTACTGTCGATTTGCCAGAACAGGTTCCCGTCACAATCCTGCCCTGGACGCCGCGCGCACAGCCTATGACTCCTTCTGAGGAGGCAACACCCGCATCCTCTACGGACTCACGAAGGTCCTCCTTTGTTGGGAGAGCTTTTACACCTACTCCATTAATTCCTAGACAGCCCAGAGATATACCAACAAGCCCGATACCGACCAGACCTGAAAGCGCGGCTTCTAATGTGGTGCCTTCCAACATATCTCTTTATGAAGAGTATGGCATGAACCTCGACCCTCTGCAACCGTTAGGTACAGGGAGTGCCGGCACTGGACCCTTGGAGGCTGTCCCAGAACGCCCAGGTGAACAAGGCTCTCCAGATATGCTCGAGTCTCACGATAGGTCATCTATACTCTCTTCCAGCCCCATAGAAGATAATTCCTCTGTGTATCAACTTCATGAAGGCTCTGGAAACCGAGGTGGCAATATGAAGGCCAGACTACGACGACGAACTGGGAATTTCACAACAAGATCTGCTACGATGCCACCACACATGATGCCGACACTGGATAAGCCTGCACCGTCTGGTTCCACGTCAAGGGAGCCTCTCTTAAGAAGTGTATCAGAAACAACAAGAAAGCCGACTGGCCGCGCTGCAGATAACACCTTTTCtccccagaagaagaacaaaggaGATGTGAAGGCCTCCCAGTCGCCACAGCAAAAGGCCAATGCTCAACAACTGCGATTACTACGTAGAGATAGCGAGGAATCTTTCCATAGTGTTGAGTCATGGCATTCGTCTGGAGCTCCACAGCATCCTTCGCCCCCTACTTCCCAAGCAGAATCTTATATGGAGGCAAATAATGACCCGTACGAGGCAGATAGACTGTCAGCCGGCAAAAGAAATAAAGCATCACATAGCAGGGGTAGTTCTCCTATGCCATGTGCATGGGAGTCCGActctgatgatgatagcgGAACATCTGACGAAAGCTCATCGTCGGATGCGGATTCGGTCAGAGAGCTCAAAAATGATGCCTTCCCCAAACTTGACGCCGGCCCGTCGACAACATCTGCGACCGCACCACAGCGGCCATTCGTTCCACGCCATAGAGCGACTACTGGTAGTATTTCTGTAAGGCGACGTGCCCTGTCACCTCTGCCACCAGCAGCCAATCTCTTCACGCCGGCTTCAACCATGGAACGGAGACCATACAGGAGTAAGTTGGAGACGGTTAAGAACCTTCCAATGGCTATTATTGCCAAGACCTACGAGATGATACTGGGTCCTCCCAGCTCTCTCATCCGCCTAATCCTCAAGGTGGCAGCTAAGATTGCTTCTGGACAATGGCGAGGTCTCGTGTATGGATATGGTGAGGATGGCGAAGAGATACCGGTGCAGTGGGATTACTCTGAGGGAGAATTCAGCGACTGGAGTGATGATGAACATGAACATGATGGCAGTCATAAACAAGGGAAGCGAGAGCATCGGCATAGCAGACACCGCAGCAATGCTCAAGATATGGCAGTAGAGGATGAGATGCGCAGGCGGCCCTCATCCTCTGACGATAGCCGAAGCTGGGGAGTTGATTGA
- a CDS encoding hypothetical protein (EggNog:ENOG41), with protein MFCRLYKCWKLTPLFSFCSLLFTTGFALRVYGAFHYENLDIFIASVCITYAAPPLLELQNYRILGRILYYVPYNSPIHPGRVLTTFGFISGIVEALNGWGASYSANQSLTDSEIEIGHALIKTSLLLQVVVAMLFIALAVTFHRRCVVAGITNERLNKPLWTLYISMTLILARTIYRIVEYFSVAELRYGPGFDPATISPVVRYEWFFYVFEAALMLCNLVMFNARHPRRYLPKNNKIYLSPDGVTEIEGPGYKDPRKFWQTLIDPFDIQGLVTGRGRQTDKFWETGHGRPTDSTNTAGVKTETV; from the exons ATGTTTTGCAGACTGTATAAGTGTTGGAAGCTGACACCTCTGTTCTCATtctgctctcttctctttacTACGGGCTTCGCACTTCGGGTATATGGAGCTTTTCATTATGAGAATCTCGATATTTTCATTGCAAGTGTCTGTATCACTTATGCAGCACC ACCGCTACTGGAACTTCAGAACTATCGTATTCTCGGCCGAATCCTGTACTACGTCCCGTACAACTCACCCATCCACCCTGGGCGTGTCCTAACAACCTTTGGGTTTATTTCAGGCATCGTTGAGGCTCTCAATGGCTGGGGTGCTTCATACTCAGCGAATCAATCGTTGACCGACAGCGAGATTGAGATAGGCCACGCTCTGATCAAGACCTCATTGCTCTTACAGGTTGTCGTGGCAATGCTGTTCATTGCGCTGGCTGTTACGTTCCACCGTCGATGTGTTGTCGCTGGTATCACGAACGAGCGGCTCAACAAGCCACTATGGACTTTGTATATCAGCATGACCCTTATTCTTGCCCGAACCATATATCGCATTGTGGAATACTTCAGTGTTGCAGAATTAAGGTACGGTCCAGGCTTCGACCCAGCAACAATCAGTCCTGTCGTGAGATACGAGTGGTTCTTCTATGTGTTTGAGGCAGCTCTTATGCTTTGCAACCTTGTCATGTTCAACGCACGGCATCCCCGACGATACCTTCCCAAAAACAACAAGATCTACCTCTCACCAGACGGCGTTACGGAGATTGAGGGCCCTGGATACAAGGACCCGAGGAAGTTTTGGCAGACCCTTATCGATCCTTTCGATATCCAGGGGTTGGTAACTGGCCGTGGCCGGCAAACTGACAAGTTCTGGGAAACGGGCCATGGGCGGCCAACAGACTCGACTAATACTGCGGGAGTCAAGACTGAAACTGTTTAG